One genomic segment of Ipomoea triloba cultivar NCNSP0323 chromosome 9, ASM357664v1 includes these proteins:
- the LOC116029899 gene encoding histone-lysine N-methyltransferase, H3 lysine-9 specific SUVH5-like, which translates to MAKTEVLGKNHSGNASKRGSSSRKKNSKIKKWRREYISYFAKMRGSSSSRNSGESHEGGGLKVGERERVMELLSKFREICKNLLQENNTQRERKAISESVIRRIDFLAAREVKKMRSLYIQRTNSPGPVPGVEVGDKFLYRMELNLVGLHTHIQKGIDFVCNGAGERIATSVVASPSGGYANETSDPNVLIYCGQGGDMVSGIQHEDQSLNNPGNYALKNSIRLKNPVRVIRGTKEKKSCVSREDATTFVYDGLYEVVGLWRDTSCNGKLLYKFKMVRITQ; encoded by the coding sequence ATGGCCAAAACAGAGGTTTTGGGCAAGAATCACAGtggaaatgcaagcaaaagagGGTCTTCAAGCAGAAAAAAGAatagcaaaataaagaaatggagGAGAGAATACATTTCTTATTTTGCCAAAATGAGAGGGAGTAGTAGTTCAAGAAACTCAGGGGAAAGCCATGAAGGAGGAGGGTTAAAGGTGGGCGAAAGAGAAAGAGTTATGGAGCTTCTAAGCAAATTCAGGGAAATATGCAAGAATCTTTTGCAGGAAAACAACACCCAGAGAGAAAGAAAGGCTATTTCTGAATCTGTGATAAGGAGAATCGATTTCTTAGCAGCAAGAGAGGTGAAGAAGATGAGATCTCTATACATACAGAGAACAAATTCCCCAGGCCCAGTTCCAGGAGTGGAAGTGGGGGACAAATTTCTTTACAGGATGGAGCTCAACCTGGTAGGCCTGCACACTCATATACAGAAAGGGATAGATTTCGTGTGCAATGGCGCCGGGGAAAGAATCGCGACGAGCGTAGTGGCCTCGCCCTCGGGAGGGTATGCCAACGAAACAAGCGACCCAAATGTGCTCATTTATTGTGGACAGGGCGGGGACATGGTTTCTGGGATTCAACATGAGGATCAGAGCCTGAATAACCCTGGAAACTATGCACTGAAAAACAGCATTAGATTGAAGAATCCTGTGAGGGTAATCCGAGGCACCAAAGAAAAGAAATCTTGTGTTTCTAGAGAAGATGCAACAACGTTTGTGTATGATGGGCTGTACGAGGTTGTGGGATTGTGGAGAGACACCAGCTGCAATGGGAAGTTGTTGTACAAGTTTAAGATGGTGAGGATTACTCAATAA
- the LOC116029214 gene encoding regulator of nonsense transcripts 1 homolog — protein MDSQVNNLYDTASQPDTGNDAYTFLEFNTPGEDFDYPEFQELSQPIRASAWPTPSDSLVSESPDRPRSSDASPSAKSRGGGGGGNGASGSGNSNSLSSNHAAATVDALVAGMSGLNFEETGDDEGFEYGKGNFSVEHACRYCGVTNPACVVRCNVPSCRKWFCNSRGNTSGSHIVNHLVRAKHKEVCLHKDSPLGETILECYNCGCRNVFLLGFISAKTESVVVLLCREPCLNVNALKDMNWDLSQWCPLIDDRCFLQWLVKVPSEQEQLRARQISAQQINKVEELWKTNPDATLEDLEKPGVDDEPQSVLLKYEDAYQYQNIFAPLIKLEADYDKMMKESQSKDNVTVRWDIGLNKKRIAYFVFPKEDNELRLVPGDELRLRYSGDAAHPAWQSVGHVIKLTALEEVALELRASQGAPADVCHGFSVDFVWKSTSFDRMQGAMKTFAVDETSVSGYIYHHLLGHEVEMQMVRNALPRRFGAPGLPELNASQVFAVKSVLQKPISLIQGPPGTGKTVTSAAIVYHMAKQGQGQVLVCAPSNVAVDQLAEKISATGLKVVRLCAKSREAVNSPVEHLTLHYQVRHLDTSEKSELHKLQLLKDEQGELSSSDEKKYKALKRATEREIAQSADVICCTCVGAGDPRVANFRFRQVLIDESTQSTEPECLIPLVLGAKQVVLVGDHCQLGPVIMCKKAARAGLAQSLFERLVLLGVKPIRLQVQYRMHPALSEFPSNNFYEGTLQNGVTVNERQSSGIDFPWPVPNRPMFFYVQMGQEEISASGTSYLNRTEAANVEKIVTTFLKSGVVPNQIGVITPYEGQRAYIVNYMSRNGSLRQQLYKEIEVASVDSFQGREKDFIILSCVRSNEHQGIGFLNDPRRLNVALTRARYGIVILGNPKVLSRQPLWNSLLTHFKEHECLVEGPLNNLKQSMVQFQKPKKVYNDRRVFFSGGPGNPSDTFGSPASSSSNGDKRNSRSRGYIAPGTSNGTHKPGVHPAYPMPRAPVPPYHGGPMQPYAIPTRGAVHGPVGTVPHVPQSGSRGFGAGRGNSNTPIGSHLPHQQGSQQPIGSLGSNFNFPALDNPNIQPSAAGPLTQPGYVSNMAVQGPSQTFRDGFSMGGMSQDFLGDDFKSQGSHVPYSASDFSTQASQSGFGVDYATQGPHSGLPGSFVNQNAQTGYSHFNSASEYMSQDYMAHGTQGLFTQAGYNEPSQDDASQKHFGMPNSTPLQSQSLLNPLYSQPFAHYNTPINMQNSQPQPSRGPGSQNQNLHYHG, from the exons ATGGATTCACAGGTCAACAATCTCTACGACACTGCGTCGCAGCCGGACACCGGCAACGACGCCTACACGTTCCTTGAGTTCAATACTCCGGGCGAGGACTTTGATTACCCGGAGTTTCAAGAGCTTTCGCAGCCTATTCGAGCCTCGGCGTGGCCCACGCCCTCCGATTCCTTGGTCTCCGAATCTCCCGACAGGCCTCGCTCCTCGGATGCCTCTCCCTCAGCCAAATCccgcggcggcggaggaggagggAATGGCGCCAGTGGAAGTGGTAATAGTAATAGTCTTAGTAGTAACCATGCTGCTGCTACGGTCGACGCCTTGGTCGCCGGGATGAGCGGGTTGAATTTCGAGGAGACTGGGGATGATGAGGGTTTTGAATATGGAAAAGGGAATTTTTCCGTGGAGCATGCTTGTAGGTACTGTGGTGTTACGAATCCAGCTTGTGTTGTGAGGTGCAATGTCCCGTCGTGTCGCAAGTGGTTCTGCAATTCTAGGGGAAACACTTCCGGCTCGCATATTGTCAATCACCTG GTCCGAGCAAAGCACAAAGAGGTGTGTCTTCATAAAGATAGTCCACTGGGAGAGACAATTCTTGAGTGTTATAATTGTGGTTGCCGAAATGTGTTTCTTCTAGGGTTCATCTCTGCCAAGACAGAGAGTGTTGTTGTTCTCCTTTGCAGGGAACCTTGCTTGAATGTTAATGCATTGAAAGATATGAATTGGGATCTTAGTCAGTGGTGTCCTCTGATTGATGACAGATGCTTTTTGCAGTGGCTTGTCAAG GTCCCATCTGAACAGGAACAGTTGAGAGCACGCCAGATCAGTGCTCAGCAAATAAACAAGGTTGAAGAACTGTGGAAGACAAACCCTGATGCTACCCTTGAAGATCTTGAGAAGCCTGGAGTGGATGATGAACCTCAGTCTGTTCTCTTGAAGTATGAGGATGCATATCAG TACCAAAATATCTTTGCGCCTCTGATCAAGCTTGAAGCTGACTATGATAAG ATGATGAAAGAGTCGCAAAGTAAAGACAACGTCACTGTTCGCTGGGACATTGGTCTCAACAAGAAACGTATTGCATATTTTGTTTTCCCAAAG GAAGATAATGAGTTGCGACTGGTACCTGGTGATGAGTTGCGGTTGCGTTATTCAGGAGATGCAGCTCATCCAGCTTGGCAATCAGTAGGGCATGTG ATAAAGTTAACTGCACTAGAGGAGGTTGCTCTTGAACTTCGTGCTAGTCAG GGTGCTCCAGCTGATGTTTGTCATGGATTTAGTGTTGACTTTGTTTGGAAGAGTACCAGCTTTGATCGGATGCAAGGTGCAATGAAAACGTTTGCTGTCGATGAGACAAGTGTCAGTGG GTATATTTATCATCACTTGTTAGGCCATGAAGTTGAGATGCAGATGGTACGCAATGCACTGCCTCGTCGTTTTGGTGCACCTGGTCTTCCAGAGCTCAATGCATCTCAA GTTTTTGCTGTAAAAAGTGTGCTTCAAAAGCCCATAAGTCTGATTCAAGGTCCACCTGGCACAGGAAAGACTGTCACTTCGGCTGCTATTGTGTATCACATGGCCAAACAAGGCCAGGGGCAG GTTTTAGTCTGTGCGCCCAGTAATGTGGCTGTGGATCAACTTGCTGAGAAAATAAGTGCTACTGGTCTAAAG GTTGTAAGGCTCTGTGCCAAGTCACGTGAAGCTGTCAATTCTCCTGTTGAGCATTTAACTCTCCACTATCAG GTTCGCCATCTTGATACGTCAGAAAAAAGTGAGCTTCACAAGCTACAACTGCTCAAAGATGAACAAG GAGAACTATCAAGCAGTGATGAAAAGAAATATAAAGCTTTGAAACGGGCAACTGAGAGAGAGATAGCTCAAAGTGCAGATGTCATTTGTTGCACCTGTGTTGGTGCTGGAGATCCTAGAGTGGCAAATTTTAGATTCCGTCAG GTGCTCATTGATGAATCCACACAATCAACTGAGCCCGAATGCCTTATTCCTTTGGTTCTTGGAGCAAAGCAG GTTGTTCTTGTTGGTGACCACTGTCAGCTTGGTCCTGTCATTATGTGCAAGAAAGCTGCTCGAGCAGGGCTTGCTCAGTCACTCTTCGAGCGCCTTGTGTTACTTGGTGTCAAGCCAATTAGGCTGCAG GTACAATATAGAATGCATCCTGCTCTTTCTGAGTTCCCATCAAATAACTTTTATGAAGGTACTCTTCAAAATGGGGTAACTGTCAATGAAAGACAATCATCAGGCATTGATTTTCCTTGGCCTGTGCCAAACCGTCCTATGTTCTTCTATGTTCAG ATGGGACAAGAGGAGATCAGTGCTAGTGGTActtcctatttaaatagaaCTGAGGCTGCAAATGTTGAGAAGATTGTCACTACATTTTTGAAGAGTGGTGTGGTTCCTAATCAG ATTGGAGTGATTACACCATATGAGGGTCAACGGGCATACATTGTGAATTATATGTCAAGAAATGGTTCTTTAAGGCAACAACTTTATAAGGAAATTGAG GTTGCAAGTGTTGATTCATTTCAAGGAAGGGAAAAAGATTTCATCATTCTATCTTGTGTTAGGAGTAATGAACATCAG GGCATTGGTTTCTTAAATGATCCACGCAGGCTTAATGTGGCTCTTACTCGTGCTCGTTATGGTATTGTAATCTTGGGAAATCCTAAAGTTTTGAGTAGACAGCCCTTGTGGAATAGCTTGCTGACACACTTCAag GAGCATGAGTGCTTGGTGGAAGGTCCCCTCAACAACTTAAAGCAAAGCATGGTTCAATTTCAAAAGCCCAAAAag GTTTACAATGACCGGAGGGTTTTCTTTAGTGGGGGACCTGGAAACCCCAGTGATACTTTTGGATCTCCTGCCTCTTCAAGTTCCAATGGTGACAAGAGAAATAGCCGTTCTAGAG GATATATTGCACCTGGCACGTCCAATGGGACTCATAAACCTGGTGTCCACCCTGCTTATCCGATGCCCCGAGCTCCTGTCCCACCTTATCATGGAGGCCCTATGCAGCCATATGCTATACCCACTCGTGGTGCTGTGCATGGACCTGTTGGAACTGTTCCTCATGTTCCACAGTCTGGTAGCCGTGGTTTTGGTGCTGGGCGTGGAAATTCAAACACTCCAATTGGTAGTCATCTTCCCCACCAGCAAGGCTCTCAGCAACCAATTGGAAGTCTTGGTTCTAACTTCAACTTTCCAGCATTGGACAATCCAAACATTCAACCTTCTGCTGCAGGACCTTTAACTCAACCTGGATATGTTTCTAAT ATGGCAGTTCAGGGACCAAGCCAGACATTTCGGGATGGTTTTTCTATGGGTGGCATGTCACAG gATTTCTTGGGTGATGATTTCAAGAGCCAGGGATCACATGTTCCCTATAGTGCTTCTGATTTTTCCACACAG GCTTCACAAAGTGGATTTGGTGTTGACTATGCAACTCAAGGGCCACACTCTGGATTGCCTGGAAGCTTTGTGAACCAGAATGCTCAAACTGGATACTCTCACTTTAATTCTGCAAGTGAATATATGTCTCAG GATTATATGGCTCATGGAACCCAAGGTCTGTTTACACAAGCTGGATACAATGAGCCATCGCAAGATGACGCTTCACAGAAGCATTTTGGCATGCCCAACTCCACTCCTCTTCAATCTCAG AGTTTGCTAAATCCACTTTACTCCCAGCCATTCGCCCACTACAACACACCTATAAACATGCAAAATTCTCAGCCTCAACCCTCTCGGGGTCCAGGTTCACAGAACCAGAACCTTCATTACCATGGTTGA
- the LOC116029367 gene encoding lon protease homolog 2, peroxisomal-like isoform X2, producing the protein MMMESVELPNRLAILPFRNKLLLPGAVIRIRCTSPSSVKLVEQELWQKEDKGVIGILLVQDSAETSTVDPALSPECTLKNQASISDSNHHDGKRLQQVHWHKWGVAARALHLSRGVERPSGRVTYTVVLEGLCRFRVQEISTRGTYHTARITSLELTKAEMEQVEQDQEFIVLSRQFKATAMELISVLEQKQKTGGRTKNLLETVPVHKLADIFVASFEISFEEQLSMLDAVDVKGRLSKAIELVDRHLQSIRVAEKITQKVEGNLSKSQKEFLLRQQMKAIKEELGDNEDEEDDLTALERKMLGAGMPVNVWKHARRELRSLKKMQPQQPGYNSSRVYLELLADLPWQKTSEEHELDLKAAKERLDSEHYGLFKIKQRIIEYLAVRKLKPDARGPVLCFVGPPGVGKTSLASSVATALGREFVRISLGGVKDEADIRGHRRTYVGSMPGRLIDGIKRVGVSNPVMLLDEIDKTGSDVRGDPASALLEVLDPEQNKTFNDHYLNAPFDLSKVTFVATANKIQPIPPALLDRMEVIELPGYTPEEKLKIAMLHLIPRVLDQNGLSSDLLQIPEGVVRLIIQKYTREAGVRNLERKLASLARAAAVQVVEQEHAMPLSKDVQRLTNPLLDSKLAVEAEVEMEIIPMAANNHHISNALGTSLPLIVDETMLEKVLGPPRYGDRETAERVNTPGVAIGLVWTAFGGEVQFVEATSMVGRGDLHLTGQLGDVIKESAQIALTWVRARATQLKLSMAEEHDLLGGRDIHIHFPAGAIPKDGPSAGVTLVTSLVSLFNQRRVRADTAMTGEITLSGLVLAVGGIKDKVLAAHRHGIKRLILPNSNLKDLVEVPASILSSLEIIPAKRVEDVVEQALEGGCPWRICSKL; encoded by the exons ATGATGATGGAATCGGTGGAGCTACCGAATCGTCTCGCGATCCTCCCTTTCAGGAACAAATTGTTGTTGCCTGGCGCTGTTATTCGAATCCGCTGCACTTCGCCTAGCAG TGTGAAATTGGTGGAGCAAGAGTTATGGCAGAAAGAAGATAAGGGAGTGATTGGGATTCTCCTTGTTCAGGATTCTGCGGAGACTAGTACTGTGGATCCTGCTTTGTCTCCAG AGTGTACCTTGAAAAATCAAGCTAGCATATCAGATTCTAACCACCATGATGGAAAAAGACTGCAGCAAGTTCACTGGCATAAGTG GGGAGTTGCTGCTCGAGCTCTGCATCTCTCGAGAGGAGTAGAGAGACCAAGTGGGAGAGTGACTTACACAGTTGTGCTAGAAGGACTTTGCAGATTCCGTGTACAGGAGATAAGTACCAGAGGGACTTATCACACAGCACGAATTACTTCTCTTGAGTTGACTAAAGCTG AGATGGAGCAAGTTGAGCAAGACCAGGAATTCATTGTCTTGTCACGTCAATTCAAAGCTACTGCAATGGAGCTTATCTCTGTTCTTGAGCAG AAACAAAAAACTGGAGGGAGGACAAAGAATCTTCTTGAGACAGTTCCAGTGCACAAGCTGGCAGATATTTTTGTTGCTAGCTTTGAGATTAGTTTTGAAGAACAGCTATCTATGTTGGATGCAGTTGATGTTAAAGGCAGGCTTTCTAAGGCAATAGAGCTAGTTGACAGGCATCTGCAG tcAATTCGTGTTGCTGAGAAGATTACTCAAAAAGTTGAGGGGAATTTGTCAAAATCCCAGAAAGAATTTCTTCTTCGACAGCAG ATGAAGGCTATAAAGGAGGAACTTGGTgataatgaagatgaagaagatgatttgACTGCCCTTGAAAGGAAGATGCTAGGAGCAGGAATGCCAGTAAATGTCTGGAAACATGCACGAAGAGAACTAAG GAGTCTCAAAAAAATGCAGCCTCAGCAACCTGGATATAATAGCTCTCGCGTGTACCTCGAGCTTCTTGCTGACCTTCCCTGGCAGAAGACTAGTGAAGAGCATGAACTAGACTTAAAAGCCGCAAAGGAGCGTCTTGACAGTGAACACTATGGTCTATTCAAAATTAAACAGCGGATAATCGAATATCTTGCTGTTCGCAAG CTTAAACCAGATGCCAGAGGTCCAGTGTTGTGTTTTGTTGGTCCACCAGGTGTTGGGAAGACATCTTTAGCTTCATCTGTTGCTACTGCTTTGGGCAGAGAATTTGTACGCATATCCCTTGGTGGCGTCAAGGATGAGGCTGATATAAGAGGGCACAGGAGAACATATGTTGGAAGCATGCCAGGTCGTCTTATTGATGGAATAAAG AGAGTAGGTGTCTCCAATCCCGTCATGCTGCTAGATGAGATTGACAAAACAGGTTCTGATGTTCGGGGTGATCCTGCTTCAGCACTATTGGAGGTCCTTGATCCTGAACAGAACAAGACCTTCAATGACCA cTACCTAAATGCACCATTTGACCTTTCAAAGGTCACATTTGTGGCAACTGCGAATAAGATTCAACCAATTCCCCCTGCACTCTTGGACAGAATGGAAGTCATTGAATTGCCTGGGTATACACCTGAAGAAAAGCTGAAAATAGCCATGCTGCACTTAATTCCAAGAGTTCTTGATCAGAATGGCTTAAGTTCTGATTTGCTTCAAATTCCTGAG GGTGTGGTAAGACTCATTATCCAAAAATACACTAGGGAAGCTGGTGTCCGTAATCTGGAAAGAAAATTAGCTTCATTAGCACGTGCAGCGGCAGTTCAAGTGGTGGAACAAGAACATGCTATGCCTCTCAGCAAAGATGTGCAAAGGCTTACTAACCCCTTGTTGGATAGCAAACTTGCTGTTGAGGCTGAAGTTGAAATGGAAATCATTCCTATGGCTGCTAACAATCATCATATATCAAATGCACTTGGGACTTCCCTGCCATTGATTGTTGATGAAACTATGCTGGAGAAAGTGCTTGGA CCCCCAAGATATGGTGATAGAGAGACAGCAGAGCGAGTTAATACTCCTGGAGTAGCTATTGGACTGGTCTGGACAGCATTTGGAGGGGAGGTGCAATTTGTTGAGGCCACTTCCATGGTAGGAAGAGGTGATCTCCATCTTACAGGCCAACTTGGGGATGTAATTAAAGAATCTGCTCAGATTGCACTGACATGG GTACGTGCCAGAGCAACTCAACTCAAGTTATCCATGGCCGAAGAACATGATCTGCTAGGGGGCAGAgatattcatattcattttcccGCTGGTGCCATACCCAAAGATGGACCCTCAGCTGGGGTAACCTTGGTGACCTCATTGGTTTCTTTGTTCAACCAAAGACGTGTAAGAGCAGATACAGCAATGACCGGAGAGATTACTCTGAGTGGCCTAGTTTTGGCAGTTGGTGGCATTAAGGATAAG GTTTTGGCTGCTCATCGCCACGGTATCAAAAGACTGATACTGCCAAACAGTAACTTGAAGGACTTAGTTGAAGTCCCAGCAAGCATACTTTCGAGTCTCGAG ATTATACCGGCCAAGAGAGTGGAAGATGTGGTGGAACAAGCCTTGGAAGGTGGTTGCCCGTGGAGAATATGTTCTAAATTATGA
- the LOC116029367 gene encoding lon protease homolog 2, peroxisomal-like isoform X1: MMMESVELPNRLAILPFRNKLLLPGAVIRIRCTSPSSVKLVEQELWQKEDKGVIGILLVQDSAETSTVDPALSPGVGTDSVECTLKNQASISDSNHHDGKRLQQVHWHKWGVAARALHLSRGVERPSGRVTYTVVLEGLCRFRVQEISTRGTYHTARITSLELTKAEMEQVEQDQEFIVLSRQFKATAMELISVLEQKQKTGGRTKNLLETVPVHKLADIFVASFEISFEEQLSMLDAVDVKGRLSKAIELVDRHLQSIRVAEKITQKVEGNLSKSQKEFLLRQQMKAIKEELGDNEDEEDDLTALERKMLGAGMPVNVWKHARRELRSLKKMQPQQPGYNSSRVYLELLADLPWQKTSEEHELDLKAAKERLDSEHYGLFKIKQRIIEYLAVRKLKPDARGPVLCFVGPPGVGKTSLASSVATALGREFVRISLGGVKDEADIRGHRRTYVGSMPGRLIDGIKRVGVSNPVMLLDEIDKTGSDVRGDPASALLEVLDPEQNKTFNDHYLNAPFDLSKVTFVATANKIQPIPPALLDRMEVIELPGYTPEEKLKIAMLHLIPRVLDQNGLSSDLLQIPEGVVRLIIQKYTREAGVRNLERKLASLARAAAVQVVEQEHAMPLSKDVQRLTNPLLDSKLAVEAEVEMEIIPMAANNHHISNALGTSLPLIVDETMLEKVLGPPRYGDRETAERVNTPGVAIGLVWTAFGGEVQFVEATSMVGRGDLHLTGQLGDVIKESAQIALTWVRARATQLKLSMAEEHDLLGGRDIHIHFPAGAIPKDGPSAGVTLVTSLVSLFNQRRVRADTAMTGEITLSGLVLAVGGIKDKVLAAHRHGIKRLILPNSNLKDLVEVPASILSSLEIIPAKRVEDVVEQALEGGCPWRICSKL, from the exons ATGATGATGGAATCGGTGGAGCTACCGAATCGTCTCGCGATCCTCCCTTTCAGGAACAAATTGTTGTTGCCTGGCGCTGTTATTCGAATCCGCTGCACTTCGCCTAGCAG TGTGAAATTGGTGGAGCAAGAGTTATGGCAGAAAGAAGATAAGGGAGTGATTGGGATTCTCCTTGTTCAGGATTCTGCGGAGACTAGTACTGTGGATCCTGCTTTGTCTCCAG GCGTGGGAACTGATTCTGTAGAGTGTACCTTGAAAAATCAAGCTAGCATATCAGATTCTAACCACCATGATGGAAAAAGACTGCAGCAAGTTCACTGGCATAAGTG GGGAGTTGCTGCTCGAGCTCTGCATCTCTCGAGAGGAGTAGAGAGACCAAGTGGGAGAGTGACTTACACAGTTGTGCTAGAAGGACTTTGCAGATTCCGTGTACAGGAGATAAGTACCAGAGGGACTTATCACACAGCACGAATTACTTCTCTTGAGTTGACTAAAGCTG AGATGGAGCAAGTTGAGCAAGACCAGGAATTCATTGTCTTGTCACGTCAATTCAAAGCTACTGCAATGGAGCTTATCTCTGTTCTTGAGCAG AAACAAAAAACTGGAGGGAGGACAAAGAATCTTCTTGAGACAGTTCCAGTGCACAAGCTGGCAGATATTTTTGTTGCTAGCTTTGAGATTAGTTTTGAAGAACAGCTATCTATGTTGGATGCAGTTGATGTTAAAGGCAGGCTTTCTAAGGCAATAGAGCTAGTTGACAGGCATCTGCAG tcAATTCGTGTTGCTGAGAAGATTACTCAAAAAGTTGAGGGGAATTTGTCAAAATCCCAGAAAGAATTTCTTCTTCGACAGCAG ATGAAGGCTATAAAGGAGGAACTTGGTgataatgaagatgaagaagatgatttgACTGCCCTTGAAAGGAAGATGCTAGGAGCAGGAATGCCAGTAAATGTCTGGAAACATGCACGAAGAGAACTAAG GAGTCTCAAAAAAATGCAGCCTCAGCAACCTGGATATAATAGCTCTCGCGTGTACCTCGAGCTTCTTGCTGACCTTCCCTGGCAGAAGACTAGTGAAGAGCATGAACTAGACTTAAAAGCCGCAAAGGAGCGTCTTGACAGTGAACACTATGGTCTATTCAAAATTAAACAGCGGATAATCGAATATCTTGCTGTTCGCAAG CTTAAACCAGATGCCAGAGGTCCAGTGTTGTGTTTTGTTGGTCCACCAGGTGTTGGGAAGACATCTTTAGCTTCATCTGTTGCTACTGCTTTGGGCAGAGAATTTGTACGCATATCCCTTGGTGGCGTCAAGGATGAGGCTGATATAAGAGGGCACAGGAGAACATATGTTGGAAGCATGCCAGGTCGTCTTATTGATGGAATAAAG AGAGTAGGTGTCTCCAATCCCGTCATGCTGCTAGATGAGATTGACAAAACAGGTTCTGATGTTCGGGGTGATCCTGCTTCAGCACTATTGGAGGTCCTTGATCCTGAACAGAACAAGACCTTCAATGACCA cTACCTAAATGCACCATTTGACCTTTCAAAGGTCACATTTGTGGCAACTGCGAATAAGATTCAACCAATTCCCCCTGCACTCTTGGACAGAATGGAAGTCATTGAATTGCCTGGGTATACACCTGAAGAAAAGCTGAAAATAGCCATGCTGCACTTAATTCCAAGAGTTCTTGATCAGAATGGCTTAAGTTCTGATTTGCTTCAAATTCCTGAG GGTGTGGTAAGACTCATTATCCAAAAATACACTAGGGAAGCTGGTGTCCGTAATCTGGAAAGAAAATTAGCTTCATTAGCACGTGCAGCGGCAGTTCAAGTGGTGGAACAAGAACATGCTATGCCTCTCAGCAAAGATGTGCAAAGGCTTACTAACCCCTTGTTGGATAGCAAACTTGCTGTTGAGGCTGAAGTTGAAATGGAAATCATTCCTATGGCTGCTAACAATCATCATATATCAAATGCACTTGGGACTTCCCTGCCATTGATTGTTGATGAAACTATGCTGGAGAAAGTGCTTGGA CCCCCAAGATATGGTGATAGAGAGACAGCAGAGCGAGTTAATACTCCTGGAGTAGCTATTGGACTGGTCTGGACAGCATTTGGAGGGGAGGTGCAATTTGTTGAGGCCACTTCCATGGTAGGAAGAGGTGATCTCCATCTTACAGGCCAACTTGGGGATGTAATTAAAGAATCTGCTCAGATTGCACTGACATGG GTACGTGCCAGAGCAACTCAACTCAAGTTATCCATGGCCGAAGAACATGATCTGCTAGGGGGCAGAgatattcatattcattttcccGCTGGTGCCATACCCAAAGATGGACCCTCAGCTGGGGTAACCTTGGTGACCTCATTGGTTTCTTTGTTCAACCAAAGACGTGTAAGAGCAGATACAGCAATGACCGGAGAGATTACTCTGAGTGGCCTAGTTTTGGCAGTTGGTGGCATTAAGGATAAG GTTTTGGCTGCTCATCGCCACGGTATCAAAAGACTGATACTGCCAAACAGTAACTTGAAGGACTTAGTTGAAGTCCCAGCAAGCATACTTTCGAGTCTCGAG ATTATACCGGCCAAGAGAGTGGAAGATGTGGTGGAACAAGCCTTGGAAGGTGGTTGCCCGTGGAGAATATGTTCTAAATTATGA